The proteins below come from a single Xiphophorus hellerii strain 12219 chromosome 14, Xiphophorus_hellerii-4.1, whole genome shotgun sequence genomic window:
- the LOC116732487 gene encoding obscurin-like, whose protein sequence is MGETLLCRLGFFLLWSLCCGNPEVSGPTVNQHPSWPVVFRGETVTLRCEIQDDEGTQWTYEWSPSNRNSPTSNEYKISRVSESDSRSYRCRASKGYQRSGWSSAFKLTVNSNGPKASIKASANIIPAGGSVTLTCFINIGVGWKFDWFRLESKSSTAQPIRTNESDGVLSISEGGEYSCRGGRGDPVFYTETSREVTIQKTVPIIPTVIQHPNWAKIYRGERVTLRCEIQDDGGTQWTYEWRPTNRNSPTSSEFMITADYSGDYSCRGRRDSFTFTEWGVITLTVFSFPPEHVLSVSPSWPNPGASVTLSCEGLELQSAGWRFFWYKAVPDPSSRYYSAELLPGSTNGTEQNSFIINGPTHTAGFVCRAGRGEPKFYTDYSEPKFVWSADSHPAASLSVSPDRVQHLIYQPVTMKCGGNDTKWRMMMFTDSTSQTYVQCYNWEMMDGSSCTIHTLVIHSGVYWCESGSGEFSNAVNITVQDDYDDVILVSPVHPVTEGDPVTLNCRDKEQNLLSNVFFYHNDKLINNDGREELNISAVSKSDEGFYKCQHSGKESPRSWMSVRVTVSSPVSSSFPVMLIVRPVVGFILGFLLLLMLCCKQSKGLWCFRSEVSSQSSTTNQGPNQTESQVYSSLLHGDASEYESIQPATMNRSSDDPEDDSVHSCIKTETTETTES, encoded by the exons ATGGGGGAAACTTTACTCTGCAGACTGGGCTTCTTTT TGTTGTGGTCCCTCTGCTGTGGAAATCCTGAAG tGTCTGGGCCGACTGTGAACCAGCATCCCAGCTGGCCTGTTGTATTCAGAGGAGAGACGGTCACTCTGAGATGTGAGATACAGGATGATGAAGGAACTCAGTGGACGTATGAATGGAGTCCAAGCAACAGAAACTCTCCAACATCCAATGAATACAAGATCAGCAGAGTCTCTGAGTCTGACAGTAGGAGCTACAGGTGTAGGGCTAGTAAAGGCTATCAGAGATCAGGCTGGAGCTCTGCCTTTAAACTGACAGTGAACT CAAATGGACCCAAAGCCTCAATAAAAGCAAGTGCTAACATcataccagcagggggcagtgtaACACTGACCTGCTTTATAAACATCGGTGTTGGCTGGAAGTTTGACTGGTTCAGACTGGAGTCCAAGTCTTCTACAGCTCAGCCCATCAGAACCAATGAATCGGATGGAGTCCTCTCCATCTCAGAGGGAGGAGAGtacagctgcagaggaggaagaggagatccAGTTTTCTATACTGAAACCAGCAGAGAGGTCACTATTCAGAAAACAG TTCCCATTATACCAACTGTGATCCAACATCCCAATTGGGCAAAGATCTACAGAGGAGAGAGAGTCACTCTGAGATGTGAGATCCAGGATGATGGAGGAACTCAGTGGACGTATGAATGGAGACCAACCAATAGAAACTCTCCAACATCCAGTGAATTCATGATCACTGCTGATTACAGTGGAGATTAtagctgcagaggaagaagagacaGTTTCACCTTCACAGAGTGGGGAGTCATCACATTAACAGTGTTCT cgTTTCCCCCTGAGCATGTCCTCTCTGTGTCTCCATCATGGCCGAATCCTGGAGCCTCAGTGACTCTGAGCTGTGAGGGTTTGGAGCTTCAATCAGCAGGATGGAGGTTCTTCTGGTATAAAGCTGTTCCTGATCCATCCAGCAGATACTACAGCGCTGAGCTGCTGCCTGGCAGCACCAATGGGACTGAGCAGAACTCCTTCATCATTAATGGACCGACTCACACAGCAGGATTTGTGTgcagagcaggaagaggagaacCAAAGTTTTACACTGATTACAGTGAACCAAAGTTTGTCTGGTCTGCag actctcatccagcagcttctctctcAGTGAGTCCTGACAgagttcaacatttaatttatcaGCCTGTCACAATGAAATGTGGTGGGAACGACACCAAGTGGAGAATGATGATGTTTACAGATTCAACCAGTCAAACATACGTTCAGTGCTACAACTGGGAGATGATGGATGGATCCTCATGTACCATTCACACACTAGTGATTCACAGTGGAGTTTACTGGTGTGAGTCTGGATCTGGAGAATTCAGCAACGCAGTCAATATCACTGTACAGG ATGATTATGATGATGTTATCCTGGTGAGCCCTGTTCATCCTGTGACTGAAGGAGATCCTGTTACTCTGAACTGCAGAGATAAAGAACAAAATCTTCTCTCcaatgtgtttttctatcaCAATGATAAACTCATCAATAATGACGGCAGAGAGGAGCTGAATATCTCTGCAGTATCAAAGTCAGATGAAGGTTTCTACAAATGTCAACATTCAGGAAAAGAGTCACCAAGGAGCTGGATGTCTGTTAGAG TAACTGTATCCAGTCCTGTCAGCTCTTCGTTTCCTGTGATGTTGATCGTTAGACCAGTGGTTGGATTCATTCTTGGTTTTCTCCTGCTGTTGATGTTGTGCTGCAAACAGTCCAAGG GTTTATGGTGCTTCAG gtcagaggtcagcagtcAGAGCTCGACCACAAATCAAGGACCCAACCAGACAGAGAGCCAAGTTTACAGCTCTCTGCTACACG GTGATGCTTCTGAATACGAGTCAATCCAACCAGCCACTATGAACA GGAGTTCTGATGACCCAGAGGACGATTCTGTGCACAgctgcataaaaacagaaactacag aaaccaCTGAAAGCTAA